ACTCATGTTGTGAAAGAACACGGGTATTGTATTTGAgagtttgttatttatattacagGAGTTATGGCTGGGTCCAAGATATAATGAATTGAGATGGTGATGATCTTTCACCTTACGATTGAAAGGATTAAATGGCTTTCCGCACAAGTAACACTCGGTAGCAGTTTCAtgtttttcaatttcttctttAGTTAACGGCGACATTGGTTTAATATGTTTAAGGTGATTGTTATATAGTTCATGCACTAAATCATCCAATTTCTGTATAAACACTTTGGGAGCATCCTGTCcttcatattttattagtttagaAAGTGAATCATCATAGTTGCATTTAAGGTAAAATGCAAACGAATATGCTTGGTGTTCAGCAGTTTTAACGGAATATGAATTTCCATTGAAAGGTTCAACATGGTCTATGGGTTTTAGCAGACTTTCAAAATCAGCATAGATCACAAATGGCACAGGtaacattttttggatatttataaattttagtataTTTTCTGGCACCATTTCACCAAACTTATTAATTTTAGGTTTCGTTGTGGGAAGTTCTGTGTAAATATGAGAACAGTCGTTATTTTGGTGATTATCGAGCTTTTCTTCGCAAACAAAGAATTGTAGACATCCATCACATAAGTATACTTTGTGACGGTCTTTTGTTTTTTGACTTCTTACAAGTCTCGACATATCTAGAATCAGACAATAATGACTTTGTTTATCATTTGTTATAAGCAAAAGGTTCACGTGAGTGGCATGGCGATTACTTGTAAAATGCAATGGTCCAACTATTTCATATTGCCTTTTATTATTTACGAAATTGGATTCCAGCCCATAAACATTTACTGAAATATTATTGAGGTTCTCAAACTTTTTAATGTCTTTTAGTTTCATCGGAAAGTCAATTCCTTCAAAATTCAACAAAGTATCGTATGGTGGATATGATTTTGGTTTGGTTGGGTTGCCACTAGCAGGAAAAATAGCTCCAATAATACTCCATGCAAAACACTTATTATCTTTGTTTTCGATATTTAAAATAGCGTGTTTTCGTACTATAGGTATTGGGAGACGAATATATGTTGATGCGGAAATACTACTATATTTGTTTATGTTAACATCTAAAGACATTATTTCCTGCAATACCCAATTTGAATCTTTCTCTTGAAATTCTGATGCTTGCGTCATCAGTTCTTCCTTAAAATCATCAAATACTTCATCCAGTTCAGTGCTGATagttataattttattacatGTGTTCATCGACTTGATATCTGATAGGTTAGTGTCAGGTTTTAGATAAAtaccaaatatttcaaaatttacctTTATGCTATCGTGCTGATGTAAATATTCACTCAAAATGTTCAAAACTTTGGGTTTGACATCGTTTAAAAATCCATGATAATCCAGTTTTTTATCACTACTAAAACGATAAGATGCGATTCTGTTTTTGAACGCGTGTGACAATTTCGAAACAGTTCCATCAATCACTTCCACTCCAAGTGGTCTTAATCTTTTTTTTTGGGAAGATAATAATCCCCATTCTGCTTATTATCACTATCCACATTTCcgtatttgcatttttttaaatgtcgcGATAGGTTATCCGAGCGCGAATACGATTTGTTGCACCTGCTGCATGTATTCATGATTCGCGATAAACTACCGGGGAGCTCCACTAATTTGCCTTAAATAGGATGTTACAAGACCACTGCCCTCACACCATGTTATTTTTAGAGCCCCTCCTCTTCATTATTAGACCGGATATTCTCCAGACAAACCGGATGCCCTGCTTGTTGATGCTTGAACTATTTTTAGATGTGAAAAGCAGATGGTTATAACCCACTCCACTGATACATGCCAGACCCTCTCTATCCCTTCTACTTGAAAATACTATGCCAGACCCCTCTATCTCTACTACTTGATAcatataaattaatttttgattgcatttatttagttataatttTTGTAGTAACAGCAAAAAACCTTGAAATTGCAATGGACGACGCGTTAGTAAATCCGTTAGATATTATACCACCGAATAACGATGAAAACCTCGAAATTCCCATGGATGAAGCAGTTTCATATCAAGCTGAAGAAAGTGATAGTGACACTAACGAAAGTTTTGTTTTTTCACTATATACCGAAAATGTATCAGACCTCGAAGACTGTGAAATCCTAGATATGGATTCTCAAGAAGTCGATACCAAAATATCACAAGTGAATGATGTCAACAACATGCGATTTTTGTCTTACGAatgcagacagacagtatgtatgaCCCAATGTTATTATGCTGTAGACAATCACACTTTATGCCCATCGTGTTTTTTTGAGACTCTTCGCGGAATACCACCATACGTTCCTTCTGTCCATATTACTGAACATTCAACTgggaatttgagtgacattagtGCACATATTTGTGCGTGTTGtaataataatttgttcatttatTGTTTAACTACATATTGTATTGTTTGCAATAATAAATAGGTTTTTATTTTACCCCCCCTTTTAAATATATGTagcatatattttttaatgatcaatttagaaataatttttataataaaccaaGATTTTAAGAAATCTTTTCATAAATGATatggaaaattaattttattatgtgTTAGTAAAAAAACTACCCCTTTGTATTGATATATAacaatattatattgttttatgataaaattcTTTGTACGGGTGACCTACCCTGTTTCCAatagtcaaataataaaaataatattagttttagaaatatatttctttttaaaacattaattcaaaaaatcttttcttaattttcataaatgacttggaaaattaattttattcatgtgTTAGTAAAAAAAACTACCCCTttgtattgaatttaaaaatgagctatatatatttttgaattgtTCATTTTTTCCCTTTTCATTGATATATAacaatattatattgttttatgataaaattccctGTAAGGGTGAACTACCCTGTTTCCAatagtcaaataataaaaataatattagttttagaaagatatttctttttaaaacattaattcaaaaaatcttttcttaattttcataaatgacttggaaaattaattttattcatgtgTTAGTAAAAAAAACTACCCCTttgtattgaatttaaaaatgagctatatatatttttgaattgtTCATTTTTTTCCCTTTTCATTGATATACAacaatattatattgttttatgataaaattccctGTAAGGGTGAACTACCCTGTTTCCAatagtcaaataataaaaataatattagttttaggaagatatttctttttaaaacattaattcaaaaaatcttttcttaattttcataaatgacttggaaaattaattttattcatgtgTTAGTAAAAAAAACTACCCCTttgtattgaatttaaaaatgagctatacctatatatttttgaattgttcatttttttcccttttcattgatatataacaatattatattgttttatgataaaattccctGTAAGGGTGACCTACCTTGTTTCCAatagtcaaataataaaaataatattagttttagaaagatatttctttttaaaacattaattcaaaaaatcttttcttaattttcataaatgacgtggaaaattaatattaaaatcaataaatactttagctaaaaaaattttaaacaccaAGTTATCCCAGTGAAGGCtgaagtcaaatatttaggtatTCACCTTGATCAGAAACTAACATGGAAAGCGCACATTAAAGCTAAAAAACAACAACTCCAAATAAAAACCAGACAAATGAATTGGCTTCTTGGTAGAAGATCACAATTATCCATAGAAAACAAACTggcaatatacaaaataatactaaaacctATATGGACCTACGGGATTGAACTATGGGGATGTACGAAACCATCAAACACCAAAATTCTGCAGACATACCAATCAAAAACTTTAAGAatccacaaaccatacatactcatagacgtttcacgtaaattgtcaaggtcaagacagcaaattagttaccattccaatccagagatgtcgctgtcagttaATTCTCtcgtcatatttaacaactgacagttgacaattaaattaatttgttttttactttttatttaacagtttgtggcttaattattttattatagtggtgttacgtttttaattagatttaatcacaattttaatcaattgtattaacctcctctccgtttttatgagtagaatttttagtttacattgatcatcccctgttgtgtttctccacatttaaaaaaacaatataatagatcctgaaacagtttattctaatagacaagtgtgtcatcaacatttcgggcctatatatttttggaagtttgtataagattataaggtatttatctaaacaatcattctacaagattctttcaaaaattttcattcaactcaatattacacatcattgctttcacgtgacacattatggcagtagtgtttaccattttgaaaacaaattggagtATTTGAAGTTTTCATTAAAACtatgatttttaattatattggtaTTTCAGCCCCGATTAGAACACTACATACTAACAGAACTTTAAGGCAATACTtttagtaggtaggtattttttatGTAGATGGAACTTTTAAGTTAATTTTAACTCATAgaataattattgaataaaacattaaattgtctttctgttgctttaatttcctgcgaaatttcatcaaaaatcctgcaaaatttataaattaaaaatttccacctaactaaaatttgtcaatttagttcccattccaatcaagagatggcgttaattcgatccgaaagattaacatggtcgtgaaacgtctagagtatgtatggtttgtgtaagAATCATTGCAAATGCACCCTGGTATATTTCAAACCAAACATTACATGAGGACTTAAAAATACCATTCATAAAGGATGTAATAGGACTGCATGCGACCAAACATAGAAAAAGAAGTATCAATCACAACAACGAGTTGATTTCCACGCTTTCCAATCGTCCATTACCAGTTAGGAGACTCAAGAGACAGTGGCCAGAAGACTTGTGTGAGTGACATTTGTGTTAGTGAATACAGTGGTGAATAAGGTGAACCGGCACTGGCCGGCAACACCTACAAAACATTACATAATTATCagttttacttaatactcttttgtacagagtagattgtaaatttgcaagttttcaaataaaaaaaaaaaaaaaaaaaaattattaagtaCGCTCATGGCGTTTAAATTTCATTCAATATCGAGAATCGGTTTTCGCTCAACTATGCTGGGTTTTTACGTTAGCGGAGCGAATGTATCTTCTCCGCATAATGCAAAAATTTACAGCTGTGGTGAGTAAAAGCCGATTTGATTATGGTAGCTACAATTTTACGTTTAATAAAATTCGTGGTCATGAATATTTATTCAGAGGTATatgattattattttataaagagGTTATTATTTTGCAAAAAGTCACTCTttgctttaaagaaatttttggtctactcatttttgaattaaaaaatacCTGACAAACTAATTATTTCCTTTCGGGAAATTTTTGGTTTTGGAAGTCAGGTGTGAGTTAATTATCCGAAATGcaagtaaaatttatattttagaatatatgtgtgtttaaatatttaaattaataataaaattttattaattcaaatagttaaaaaacaacaaagaaagCTCGGGTGTGGGTTAAgaaaataactgaaatattatttaaactttttattttattaagattaccATATAGTTTTTGGACACATATCCCGAaggaaaaattttcattttagaATATATGTGTGTTTACCTATTTAAACCAATAACACAATGTTATTAATTTAGATagttaaaaaacaacaaaaaaaagtCAGGTGTGGGTTAAGAAAAAACTGAGATATTATCTAaactttttattttcttaaagATTACCATATAGTTTTTGGACACATATCCCGAaggaaaaattttcattttagaATATATGTGTGTTTACCTATTTAAACCAATAACACAATGTTATTAATTTAGTCagttaaaaaaacaacaaaaaaaagtCAGGTGTGGGTTAAGAAAAAACTGAGATATTATCTAaactttttattttcttaaagATTACCATATAGTTTTTGGACATATATCCCGaaagaaaaattttcattttagaATATATGTGTGTTTACCTATTTAAACCAATAACACAATGTTATTAATTTAGATAgttaaaaaacaacaaagaaaagtcAGGTGTGGGTTAAGAaaagaactgaaatattatttaaactttttattttattaagattaccTTGTTGTTTTCGCATACATATCCCAAAATGAAAGTTAGACAATACAATACAAACAATGCAAATGCTTTTTAAGCACTCCCGTACTAGTTTTGTTCACTATAGCCATTTTAAAACACGATGTTTTTTTATCACTTTTCGTAATCCAAGCCGACGGCGAATTTTGTTGTCGCGTCTGATGTTTACATCCACTTTTTAAGCAGCCCCGTACACATATTAGTTTTTGTTCACTTGTCATGTTTTAAACCCGATGTTTTTTAACACTTTTCGTAATCCAAGCCGACGGCGAATTTTGTTGTCGCGTCTGATGTTTACATCCACTTTTTAAGCAGCCCCCCGTACACATATTAGTTTTTGTTCACTTGTCATGTTTTAAACCCGATGTTTTTTATCACTTTTCGTAATCCAAGCCGATGGCGAATTTTGTTGTCGCGTCTGATGTTTTATGCACTCCCGTACTATTTTTTGTTCACTTCTCATGTTTTAAGAGTTTTAGAGTTTTATTCCGGTGCGCACTAAAATCACTTCATAACTACGGTTTAAGctgttttctatgtttttaactCCACTAGGAGTCATCAGGTGACATTTTTAAATGATTTATAATTTTACGACTTGACCTCGTACATACCGGTACAGCAAGTTTTTCTTTCATTTAGGGTACGAACAAGGTGATATTAGTAAAACTACTTTAGTGGGTGGTAGTACCTACGGTTTTATAGCTTAAT
This genomic window from Diabrotica virgifera virgifera chromosome 1, PGI_DIABVI_V3a contains:
- the LOC126892024 gene encoding uncharacterized protein LOC126892024, with translation MNTCNKIITISTELDEVFDDFKEELMTQASEFQEKDSNWVLQEIMSLDVNINKYSSISASTYIRLPIPIVRKHAILNIENKDNKCFAWSIIGAIFPASGNPTKPKSYPPYDTLLNFEGIDFPMKLKDIKKFENLNNISVNVYGLESNFVNNKRQYEIVGPLHFTSNRHATHVNLLLITNDKQSHYCLILDMSRLVRSQKTKDRHKVYLCDGCLQFFVCEEKLDNHQNNDCSHIYTELPTTKPKINKFGEMVPENILKFINIQKMLPVPFVIYADFESLLKPIDHVEPFNGNSYSVKTAEHQAYSFAFYLKCNYDDSLSKLIKYEGQDAPKVFIQKLDDLVHELYNNHLKHIKPMSPLTKEEIEKHETATECYLCGKPFNPFNRKVKDHHHLNSLYLGPSHNSCNINNKLSNTIPVFFHNMSNYDCHLFIKELSTTGEKVSVIAQTKEKYITISKRILVEESKNGLDKYITLKFVDSYRFLAKSLDILSTTLNSEQCTEIRKYFPNTKHFELVRHKGVFPYSYMDGFDRLKEKTLPPKENFYNNLTNKHISDEDYARAIDVWNTFDCKSMSDYTMVYLVSDVLLLADVFENFRKICHKEYNLDPCHYTTAPALSWDAMLRYTEIELELLTDVDMVHFLKKGVRRCGTM